The following coding sequences lie in one Bacteroidota bacterium genomic window:
- a CDS encoding sensor histidine kinase, translating into MRTKKSRFIYMIIAGIGISMLLHLIIPFPDENHSKFFDFLISIFITIMAWEGNLRIDNWMNQKFPWVEKPGKRILVHFPTSVIFSSAAIYIPMYFFNIYICHADAAETDKTFMVTTIVIGTLVSVIILSIEISTQFFNQWKQSMIEAEKYKTESVEAQLQNLKNQINPHFLFNNMSVLSSLVYKDQDKAVDFINQLSKVYRYLLDNRNNELVSLENELAFIKSYIYLLQIRFDKNIIFHLTIEEQKRSLLIPPMAIQMLIENAIKHNEISEALPLTISIQTVENKIVVINNLQLRTNPEVSSKSGLQNIKDRYHFYTDRSIEIIQDNQSFIVKLPLLNAQ; encoded by the coding sequence ATGCGTACAAAGAAAAGTAGATTTATTTACATGATCATTGCGGGAATAGGAATTTCGATGCTCCTGCATTTGATTATTCCTTTCCCGGATGAAAATCACAGTAAATTTTTCGATTTTTTAATTTCCATCTTTATTACCATCATGGCATGGGAGGGAAATTTACGTATCGACAATTGGATGAATCAAAAATTTCCTTGGGTTGAAAAACCAGGCAAAAGGATTCTTGTACACTTTCCTACCAGTGTCATTTTTAGTTCTGCGGCCATATACATCCCAATGTATTTCTTCAACATCTACATCTGCCATGCCGATGCAGCCGAGACCGATAAAACATTTATGGTCACCACCATTGTTATTGGAACGTTGGTATCCGTTATCATTTTGTCGATAGAAATAAGTACCCAGTTCTTTAACCAATGGAAACAATCCATGATTGAAGCTGAAAAATATAAAACAGAAAGTGTAGAAGCACAATTACAAAATTTAAAAAATCAAATCAACCCACATTTTTTGTTTAACAACATGAGTGTGCTATCTTCGTTGGTTTACAAAGACCAGGACAAGGCCGTTGACTTTATCAATCAATTATCAAAAGTCTACCGATACTTGTTAGACAATCGTAATAATGAGTTGGTTTCGTTGGAAAATGAGTTGGCATTTATCAAATCGTATATTTATTTGCTTCAAATCCGATTTGATAAAAACATCATCTTCCATCTAACCATCGAAGAGCAAAAACGCTCCCTACTCATTCCACCAATGGCAATTCAGATGTTGATCGAAAATGCGATTAAACACAATGAAATTTCTGAAGCCTTGCCATTGACAATTTCTATTCAAACAGTAGAAAACAAAATTGTTGTCATCAACAACTTGCAGCTTCGAACCAATCCGGAAGTGAGCTCAAAATCCGGACTTCAAAACATCAAGGACAGATATCACTTTTATACAGATCGATCAATAGAAATCATTCAAGATAATCAATCATTTATCGTGAAACTACCACTGCTAAACGCGCAATGA
- a CDS encoding NAD(P)H-dependent oxidoreductase, with protein MKKILILNGHPNPESYCSALAMAYKKGSEKTTKELKTIELSEINFNPILKHGYQKRTELELDLFAAWQKIEWADHIVIITPIWWGGIPAGLKGFFDRVFLPGMAFQYRENSVFWDKLLTGKTAHIISTMDTPNWYYKLIYGNAGIKQLKNNILEFCGIKVVKTTAITPMRNSTEAFRKKWLTQIENDGYKLK; from the coding sequence ATGAAAAAAATATTAATACTAAACGGACATCCCAATCCTGAAAGCTATTGCAGTGCACTTGCGATGGCCTATAAAAAAGGATCGGAAAAAACAACCAAGGAATTAAAAACAATTGAATTGTCAGAAATCAATTTCAATCCGATTTTAAAACATGGTTATCAAAAACGCACCGAATTAGAACTAGACTTATTCGCTGCATGGCAAAAAATTGAATGGGCAGACCACATCGTAATCATCACCCCTATTTGGTGGGGAGGAATTCCTGCAGGATTAAAAGGTTTTTTCGACAGAGTATTCTTGCCCGGAATGGCATTTCAATATAGAGAAAATTCAGTGTTTTGGGATAAACTCTTAACCGGAAAAACTGCCCACATCATTAGCACCATGGATACACCCAACTGGTACTACAAATTGATTTACGGAAATGCAGGGATCAAACAATTAAAAAACAACATCCTGGAATTCTGTGGAATAAAGGTTGTAAAAACAACAGCCATCACACCCATGAGAAATTCTACAGAAGCATTTCGAAAAAAATGGCTAACTCAAATTGAAAACGATGGCTATAAATTAAAATAA